Genomic DNA from Echeneis naucrates chromosome 23, fEcheNa1.1, whole genome shotgun sequence:
TCCCATGTTGTTACACAGTTCCCCTCACGTTTGCGTGAATGGTTTGCCGTCTAGACTCTGCTATTTTGCAACAGAGCTCACAGATCTCTGACACGGCCAAGTGTGTTCTTACCACATTCCTTGATGGAAGAATTGCCCCTCAGACCTGCCCATACAGGCATGGACTCACTATAAAAAAGCCTATGAGTCAGATACCTTATTGACAGAAAGAGAACTTGAATATTAAACAGCAGAGTATATTTTGACCCAGGACTGGTGTGGTCTGACCTTTCCAGCCTGGGGATTGGCTGTAAACAGCTCAATGTCATACAGTAGCAGCTGATATATTTACTATTAAATATAATCAACTGACCATTATGACATGATTGTGTCATATGTGATAGAAAATATAATTAgatcagtttaaataaaaatatattgatataAAGGCTGGTCTGTTTTTCTCGGCTTGGTGCTTTGCCagtaaacagaagcagaagtTTTTACACCTTTACCACTATGTCACatataatgaaaaaattaaaacccaGAGCCTTCAGCATTTCAGGAAGTATTTCATTAACCTTTTAGGCTTTGCCACTGTAGAGTTGTTTtaactacctcagtgacttcaCCCAGGGGAATTGACAATGATCCCCATTCATCTTCCAACTGTGTCTTTATTGCAGAGGGTGGATTAGTGGAGTAGGAGAAATTCGTCAAAGCAGTCTTTCCACCATCCGATTTCCTCTTAAGTTGAAGTCAGCAGTGTTTCAACCTTGCGGTACACAGCTTGGAAGGCTTTTGCATGGGCGTAACCACACATTCTTTGGAGGGGATGCACTGCCCCCCATATTGGTAAAATACAAATCTGGCCCCCCCAATAATATACATTAATATGTGACTTATTAGCCCTGATTGCCAACGGATTGGAGCCATCTCCTtcgatttatttttcttttcttttttttttttgttaagaaaaaaatcaatccgTGTGACTCTGCCAACCCCCCTCCCAATTGCACACTTGGTTGCACCCATGCCAACGTTCTTTGATGCACCGCTCTGACCTGCTCCAACTGTCACAGCCAAGCTGCAGGGAAGTCTGTCAGAAATGAAGGGAGTAACGTTAGCTAAAATGCGGAAAAAGCAGGACTAGCAGGTGGACATCACAGCATTTTTTTCAGAGTAAGCAACTAAATACCTAAATAGTAGTTGCCAATGtgagcaataataataattaaaaaaaagaatgcacAGATGAGAAATgttaatcatttatttgttgtgCTTTTAAATTGAGAAAAGTTAATAAGTTGTTTGTTGTGCTGAACTCAGTCTTctcgtttgtttttgtgttttgtagcCTGACTTGAACATCTGCCATTTTACTGTTTTCCTCAGAGGATCACAATGAAAAAGACTGACTAATGGCAGTCTTCATGCACTCTATCGTTGTGAAAGtaatacatttgtttacattcagtTAAAATCaagattttacttttaatttattgtacaaatctgtgatttcattcatttcaaacttttcattgtATTGGATCAATTTAAGTCTACAGCACATTCTTGTGATTCCAATcacaatataatttttatatataaacatattagaaaaaacattcaaaagtgTAGAGCGAAATTCAGGTGCAGATACAAAAATGGGAAAAGGGAAATTAAGTTCCTTAAGGTACCTTAGGTTTACAGGTCACAGATGACAAAGCACAAGCAGAAAACACTTCTAAAACTAGCCTTATCATTATCTATGATGAACATTataattctgtgttttcagcatttcatttttcagtcttAGACATAATCAAAGAATGAACTGAATACAATAGCCAAACCCAGTCAGTTCCTAACTCCAAATTGCTGCATGATATAAGCTGAATTAATACCTAAATCGACAGTCCTAAAGGGTACCAAATCTGGTCATGTCACAAAGGAGGCAGCAGGCTATCATGGTAGACATGAGCTTTGACAGTGGATTTGGACATATCCACTTCTTGGTGACCTAGCTTTGTAGTTGTATTTACATACAAATGTTTCCTGAGCGGTATTGTCTTGGTTACAGAACAGTgtgacataattttttttcttgtttcagaCAGAATCAAAATACAGCTGTTTGTCCATAGATAACCTGGGATGTAGGGGGATATATGGGAAAGTCTTGTTGCCCGTGATGGCCTCCATTGGTGAGGAGAAGAAGGGGAGTGTGCGTGCGATGAGGCAGGAAGACAGGGTCTGTTGTCTGGTGCAAGGCATCTGTCTGCTACACATCATATAATATCGTATAGCAATAAATgaacaatggaaaaaataatgctctcaaatattgacttttttttttttttttacaggaagtTGACCTAATAATCATCACACAGATCATTCACGTTGTGGTTTGCTAAAATGGGTTGAATTTTCCCTCCACAGGTACTGGCTGAGATGTGTCAGAGTGGTTACAAGGATGCTCTACGCTTCCTTGAAGAGAACAGTGAGTACTATACAACTGCGTTACCACAGTGACTCTAAAGGACCAAATTACAATGTATCCCTATAGGTATCCAGATTAACCTTTGAACACCGATATGGTCTGTGTTGCAAGACCTGCTGATGCTGGAGCATCCGACCACCCCCTTCACCCTGCCAGAGAGCAcccccagctgctgctgtaagcACACCGAAACAACCAAGGAGTGGGTGCTTCGGAGGCTCCGTTTGCTGCATAAAGAGCACTGGTGGCTGGACGAGCAGATTGCTCTGCCTACAGCAATAAAGAAAGGTGCAATGACATCTCAGTCGCTTTTAGTAAGCAAGATGTGTTTGGGGTCAGGTCCTGGCTTTTTAAACTGCTGTGTCACCATCCTTTGTCTGACTggtcatgttgtgtgtttgtcagtatTCTGTGAGGCCTGCCAGGATAAACCTGGCCTGTATGCCAGTGTTTCTGAGATGATGCCAGTGAGAGTGGCTTCCTACATGCTGATGCCATACACACTTCCTCTTCAGTCAGCATACTCAGTGGCCCAGAGGTAACATTTATGTTCACATCAGTGACAACCAAAAATCTACATGTGAGTAAGACATATTGACTCCTGCTCTGCCAAATCTACAGATTTGTAGAGTGGATCCCAGAGGTACCAGCTGATGTCCGTTGGCTGTTTGAGGTGGCTGGTGATGTGTACCGACAGGCCTGGAAAGGACAAGCGACCAATAGGTGATTCCACACCAAAAACAGCAACTAAATGAGCtaactttagtttatttaaaagGGTTcacctctttttgttttatgttatgTTGATGCAATGGTCTATGCTTATACTCACAACATAGGTGGTTCTGGGTTTAAATCCCaggctttctgtttctgtgtgtgtgtccacagcacaaagacatgaacattgtggttaactggtgattcttGTCTCTTTTCACTGTCCAGGCCAAGAAAGACAAcgcaaaggattttttttcctacatatTGCAAGATACACTCTCTATCAAGACTAGACATTGGTTTTGGGGAGGTTAGGTTGTCAACAAGGTTTATTTTAGTGGTTAGGTTATGTGGAAAGTTTGAGAAACACAGGGCTAGAACTGCACTGATCAGCCATGACATTATGAACATTAGTGTAGgtttttgctgccaaaacagtCCTTACCTGCCAAGGTGTCAAGTGAGACTTTTGCAGCATCTATTTCAGGACTGAATTTTCACCTCCTGTCTAATATAGCCGACTCACTGCCTggtgccatggtaaccagataatCAGTCCTATTCACTTAACTTCTCATTGGTCATAGTGTTATGGCTGATTGTTGTGTAAAGACAGCAGAAGAATCTGGTATTTTGTCACACTGTGACATGTGATCTGTGTAACCTTTGATTGTCTTATTTTACTAACAAAGTTAAAGACTCTGGTTCTAGATGGTTTCGGCACACTCTCACAAATATGTTTGACTTTGCAGTGTTCCCTGCCTGAGGAAATGCCTGAGCGTTCCACCTCTATCAACTGATAATGACAAACCCATCCAACGAGACAACCTGCCTGCTCTATCCTCCCTCGAACTCCATGGCAACTACCTGGAGACTCACAAGTCAACCTCCTCTTCATCCCACCACCCCAACAGTCCTTGTACAGTCCCCTCTTCTCCAAAACAAGTGTGCTTCTTTGTGGGCTCACAGGATTAGTGTCACAGCCCAGCACAGACGTAAACAGCTCAGGACCTTCCTCATGCTATTTATTTGGAATGACAAATCCAGAAAAGTCCAGACACACTGACTCTGAACACCTCAGGCAGGTCAGGGTGCATTGGTGCATTGGTGCTCTGGAGTAGCGCAAGACAACCCATTCAGGGCCATGGATTGTTAGGACTGGATAGTTGATGTTGTGTAATGAGGCACAAAAACATGTTCCAGTGCAGTTAATTGAGTTCAGATCTCTCAGTCTCAGTTTCTGTACATTTAAACTAGTTCCTTTTTTCCATGCTTTGCTATGATACAATGCAATGGAGTGTGTTGGAGGTGCCCAGGCCACAGACGACTATCAGGTCTAATAGCAGCCTCTGGTCAGCTATTACtcttctgtcttctgattttATGCACAAACCAATAAATGCCAAAGGCATATTATTACGCCCTGTCCATATCAGACTGGTATAGACCCACAGTACTGTTCCATaagatagggttagggttagggatacAATACCATGTCATTGTTCCATAGCCATCAGGGATTATTTCCATCATTCCATGCTCAGGTTCACTTTTCCATGCAATGAATTAACCTAACAAAGTTAGTTGAACCTGTCAGATGTTTGCTGATGAATGATTCACTGAAGCTGCACTCACACTCAATGCAGCCATCTTCATAGATGAACAACAGATCCCACAGAGGGATTCCTGAAGTCAGCCTGATAGTGTTTACATAACACACAATGTGTAGCCTCTTCATTATTGATGAAGTGTGATCTGGTTTGAAGTTGCAGGTGTTGTAGTGTGACTCTGCAAACAAagcttcatgtttattttcaccATGTAACAATTATTTTAAGATATGAACtgaacttatttatttttcaaaattgtcTGTGTGATCACTTTATTCTCTGTTGTCCCTCTGCTCCTGTATTTAGACACAGAAACCCTACTGGGGGGTCCAACTGGCCTATGAACGGGGAATGGTCTAACTGTATGTCACAATAAAAGACTCaaatttaataacattttaatgagtacttgtttaaaaatatcttttagcTTGATGAGCAATTCGGATGTAAATGTTTGGGTCCTGTATGGACCAGGTGTTGATTCTATAATACCAATTATTCTTTCTTATTGGGTTCTCGCTTAGAAGTGAGTTCCGGTGTATTAGAAACTGGAAGAGCCCTGATGTGTAGGAGcattatataataaaaaaaaaaatgttgtttgttgcttttggttttctcaaataatttctttttttcttttttttcttttttgactgTACAGACTGCCGTTAAATACACTTGGACATCATTACTGACTGGTGATGATTTTACAGAAATAACCTGGATCACTTGATGGTAAAAGAATTCACCAATCTCCTACGGAGTCTCCCACAACAGAGTCATGGGAGAGGAACTTCCTGAACTAAAAGGAACACAGGTTTTCATCCAATCTCTTGGCAACCTAGTTGTGTTCAGGGATAAATCACCAAGACACAGTGCCTCCTTGCTTTGCACAGAGGCCTAGAGGTTGCATCTCTGGATGTTAACCGTTATCTAGAGAGGGAGATGTCTCTGTCCACAGAGACACAGTCCTGCAAGCCAGGTCAAAGTTAAAAATGTCcttgtccctcacataaaacaagtcaggagggcagctttcttccacctgagaaaatcagaaacatcctctctcaggatgatgcagagaaactagtccatgcattcataacttctaggctggactactgtaactcattactatctggatgtccaaacaaatctctaaaaggccttcagttaattcagaacgctgctacacgaatattaacaggagctaggaaaagagatcacatctctcctgtgttagctgatcttcattggctgctgggaaaatacagagtagaatttaaaatccttctgttaacatataaagctcttaatggccaagctccatcatatctcagagagctcatagttccttagtgtcctagtaggccactccgctctctagatggaggtttacttgtggctCCGAGAGCCTCCAAGaataaatcaggaggcagatctttcagttatcaggcacctcttctatggaaccaacttccaccGGGACGCCTCCCAAGGGAGatgttcctggcatgtccagctgagAGGAGGTCAGGGGCAGgctgaggaccaggtggggagacTATATCTCCACgctggcctgggagcgccttgggatcccccagtcagagcgATGTGGCcggaaaaggaagtttggggtcgtctgctggagctgctaccttTGCGACCCAACCCCGGTtaagcagatgatgatgatgaagcttAAAACTCAGTTTtaagtgggaggaaacccacgcaggcacgggatgaacattcaaactccgcacagaaaggcccaaggctgggaaccaaacccacaactttcttgttTTGGGGATACAGTGTTatccactatgctgccatgctgcctctAAAAAGCATTCCAATCAAAGACAAATCCAGGTTACATTTCATAGTCCATAAAATCATGTTAAGTTCTTGACACGGTACATACACtcctgtatttttatttttttttcgtGGTCTAACTGTCAGGCTGCCTTGTGCTTATTTTTTACCTTCTAAAACATTGTATTCTTTTCTCGAGTCACTGACATCAATAGATCTTTAGACCATGACCTCCTCAATTTCTGTGTCCAGACTATCCTGTTTGAAAGGTAGCACGTTACTGTGTGTCACCGATGAAAAGTTACCTTGACATTAGATCTACTTATATTAAATGTATGGGCGTATGTGAGACCCAGCTGTAGTATATAGCACAGGTGGTGCAAGTAGGATGGAAACCTCAACCAGCCTCAAAAatagagagaggcagaaaattCTGAGGCAGCTCTATAGTAAGGAAGGTAAGACTTGTAAAATAAGATCAGCAATGAGGAAAATGCTGAAAGAATGCTTTCCTTTCTCAAGGCTAATGAAGAACACTTCAGTAACTTGCCTGTTGCATCAGGAGACAATTGTGCAACACCATTCTGAATGACCGCCCTATTCAGCAGGAAGCTACCTCACTGATGTAGACAGATATTCCCAGAGATGTTCACAGTTCACTCTTCTGTCTGGCCATTTTACAACTTAATCTCAATAAACACTATGCAATCTTACACATTTGCATGGCCACCTGCAAAGGTCTGCACTTGACCTGAACCCAGTCATAAACTTAGGTCTACAATAAATCTGCACCTTAATCATTGTTTGAATCTTCTGCTGCTGAACAGATCTGGCATCAACTGTAGAGCTTTACAAAAGGAACCAAATACATATTTCTTAAATTGAGGAATCAATGCACAGACTGTAACAGCAAAGACCAACTCagacaacaaacattttcagattctCGTGTAATATCCATTCTGCTATTTTAGCTGATCCTCCCATATATCATCCATCATCTAATTTTatcttgaaaacaaaaacagattttctgatGAAAAGTTGTTTTGACTGTCGTGgtcagcaacacaaacacacagatttcaaaTATGATGCCACAGAGGAACCACTTACCCTGACATAAACTGTCCATATCATATGATGATAACAAGTAACCACTCATTAGCTTCATTAATGATTAAATACATATGAAATCAGAATTGTATGATAAGCCCTAATTATCTCTCTAAAACATGGACTATCCTTCATCAAACCACCAGAACTCATGCTCATCCTCACCTTCATcaaaggtggtggtggtgaaatAGGCACCATCgtcatcagaatcagaatcacaGTATCTAAATTTTCCCAagagcctgagagaggagacgtaaaacaaaaataaccagttttttggttcttaaaaccacagATCTTCTAATGCATACCAAAAGTTTGCACACAAAAATCCCAATAATCTTAAGCGTGTTTATCTCACTAATAAACTACCAAAGAAATTGCAACACCTGATTAAGAAACAAGAGTACAGATTTGTATATTGAGGAAAGAAGGATACCATGATAGAGAAATTGCATAATGCCTAATGGTATCCAACAAAGGAGTTCACTACACCGTGAAGAGACAAGAAGAAATTGGAAGATATGATGGGACAAAAAGGTCTAA
This window encodes:
- the pnpla3 gene encoding patatin-like phospholipase domain containing 3, whose translation is MFDMNGGWNLSFAGCGFLGIYHIGVASCLLEKAPYLVKGANKLYGASAGALTASMLASQASITKCCEDVIKVAKEARKRNLGPLHPSFNLIKVIKSGLNHDLPSDAHVLASKQLCVSLTRVSDGKNVLVSEFSSKEELIQALICSCFIPIYCGLIPPSFRGVRYVDGGISDNLPQSELKNTITISPFSGESDICPRDNSTSFHELRFTNTSIQMNIGNMYRLSRALFPPEPKVLAEMCQSGYKDALRFLEENNLLMLEHPTTPFTLPESTPSCCCKHTETTKEWVLRRLRLLHKEHWWLDEQIALPTAIKKVFCEACQDKPGLYASVSEMMPVRVASYMLMPYTLPLQSAYSVAQRFVEWIPEVPADVRWLFEVAGDVYRQAWKGQATNSVPCLRKCLSVPPLSTDNDKPIQRDNLPALSSLELHGNYLETHKSTSSSSHHPNSPCTVPSSPKQVCFFVGSQD